In Silene latifolia isolate original U9 population chromosome 6, ASM4854445v1, whole genome shotgun sequence, the genomic window CCGCTCCCACCGCACCTACAACTAGGTCAACCTCCGCCGCAAGGGAAGCTTATGAGGCCTACCTAAAAGAGTCGACCGctatcaagaatgtcttgattttctctatggagcccgatctccaaaggagtgctatcaaAATGAGCACAACCTATGAGATCTACAATAAACTTGTGACCATGATTTCACAAGCTCCGAGAATAATCCAATATGAGGTGGCCTCCACGTTTTTCGagatcaacatcaaagagggccaaaagctTAGTCCTCAGGTGCTCAagttgattgagcttgttgagtCTCTTAAGACCCAAGGGGTCAATATTCCCGAGCAACTCGTAATTGACCGAGTTCTACATTCTTTGAACAAAGTGAAGGCATAtgtgcagtttagggtaaactacaatatgcaaaacatgaagacttctctccatgTGTTGCTCaaattgcttgtgcaagccgagagagataTGGGTCTTGATGTTAGTTCATCAAAGGATGTGCTTGCTATAAATAACAAAAGCAAAGGGAAGTTCAAGCGGAGTACTagtaagggtaagaaacccaacaagggcaaagggaaagttATTGGGAATAACTCTTCCAAGCCGAAAAAGGGTGCATCCTCCGAAtataagtgccactattgttgtggtatgggccattggaagcaaaATTGTCCTAAGTATATTAGAGATGTtaaagctggacgtgtgactTCAGTAGGTAATAAAATCTCTAATCTATTATGTTATTGATaaaaatctcaactttggtatttagatacaagttgtgattctcacccccTTTAAATGTGATATAGGGCATGTGAgtaaagacaagggaaaggataAGCAAGCTCGAGGATGATTTTCAACAAGGGATGCTATTGTAGCCGCCCATAGAAGAATGcatatggaagcttggctttttattttattgtcttttagtattgttgtattttggcTTGTTGTTTTTAGAACTTCTTTAGATTTCCATGTTGGACATGGAAGTTTGTTTCAtttcactacgccaaatctggcaatcaataaggagtgtACCACAacagtttaatgcatttaataatgacacttagattaccgttttccaaatttTGGCAGAAACCTTGACCGCGATAATGCGAATAACGGTTTCccacgaaaaccgttgttattataacgTAACAACGActacttaacaaaccgttatcaaaaacgttttacggtttccaaaagctcgttataaaatcgctcttatcaacggttgctagacaaccgttaccaatttaagaaaacggcatttcgaaaaccgttactaaattagcaccagcaacagtttgtggtacccgttgttatgttatagatacgggtttcttgtaaccgttatcatttttaaatatgaaagaacggtttttcaattcaaacgttgtcactatttgattagatttctcagtttgaccactgcatgcaaaactttatcagaactttaataaatattcagtttgaccaataatattcaatttgaccaaaataattctataaatatgtcttctaggtcaaaatctaaattatcaaacatttactctttaatttctctctaaaaaaaatatggctggtgtatcggagctacaatcacgtaatcattacgcacaaccttttacttgcattctccataatctcccggttcgttatgatggaaatggaaagggtttaaaccctaatttttggtgGTTGAgacaaatgcttcatgactccggtttcactgcggttaaaaaagtgtaccctgtgtctacaaacaagcaaggttttataggcttcgcttttatccgGTTTGTGAAGCCAACCGCCATGATAGTTTTTTCGAGGCAAGaacattaggggctagatttgcggagaaagatgcggggaaagaggacttttattcggatgctaaacaaaagagcccttatctatgggttgcgacccatgttgatcatcatctgctgacacattacaggAGCCAGCACATTCCTGTcaacgtgcctatgtcatgggagaaagaggccattccaccagTTGCGCTGCCTGCTGATGATGAACagtcgatctacgacttgatctatgccgaaattgggcatgaagactatcctaattcttcatcagattctaattaagtctttaattattatctcacattatgagttgtattttgatgatggtggttatttgaattaaagtttaattatttatgatattttttaCTACGTTTTAATTAAGTCCTTACACTCAAATGCAATCCAccgaataaaatattataatgactatctttctacttataataataaaaaacaatggaaacggcataataagataataagaattggaaccgttataataataataagaaaaaatgataacggttctttgttaagccgttatcatattacatatatcaacaacggttattttaaagtcgttgtcttattacaacaattaacaacggtgtttcttataaccgttgtaaaaacaaatccactgtgaaaactgaaaagtttgtgattttagtttaccaatggcatgccctattattattggttgtttgaccattattcacctcatgcatgcttgcacaattacaacggtacttataagaaccgtcttagattatgcaactctaaaaataaatgaaatttcaaaggtattaataatagaatgactgatggtgaacaagtcatcgttgccgtcgtcgccgtcattaatctttataacataaaaaaggtaatctcatttccatagctactggcttatatatgggtcgtacttggataattgatggtgaaattggtgatcccatttataatgatggaattgctgaattttacaatttcgttagtgaaaattttcagCTCCACTCATAaatcccctgcccttgtaatagatgtggtaatattaggcttttgcctatcccagatgtcaaaatatacttagaaaagaatagtttcagtagagattataggcgttggatttttcatggagaattagaggatgaggatggagaatctgatgtagaggtaaataatcatacacctgaaaCTGCTAGTTTAGATATAGGGGAGGGGCGTATGAtgtgtgtaaacaatcgttcacctacacctgaagttgttttaggtgtgaagtttgctgaagatgatggattcgatgattttgaagctacaggtgatggggaaataaatgctgataatttaattgagaagttgagtcaatctgaaatgcctttatttactgattgtaagaagtataccaaattgtccgcggtggtaaagttatataacttgaagggggcaaatgggtggagtgataagagttttacggatcttctagctttgctatgtgacatgcttcctgacggtaatgttcttcTGTAACACCCCTATTTAATCAAGAGCCTTTACTAGATATTCCTAATTAAATAGGTGTGTTACGATCTCAGTTTCCTGAGGCAGTAGTTACAAAGTATAGCAATCCAAGGTactttattaattaaattactcaAATGGTCTTATTATAACTTAAATAAAATACGATcgtaaattaaattacaaaactcgCAGCGGAGAATATATGTAACTAAGTATTTATTACATCTTCTATAAAACTCGTGAAGGTCTCTATCTTTGACTCGTCAGTCCACTCGTCCCAATCATTAACCTGCCAATCAAACTGCTCCCCAatattggttcatcacaggtgtttaccgAATACACGTCAACccaacggttgagtaggaatagctaatcaaaaacaataaatgaatacaagacaatattaaatgcaaatgaaaTGATGCTTATGATCATCCTCCGaggctcccgttcatcccgccaatccctggccggggtaatctcaataacatcccagagacaagtcctgcagaaccagcccggggaaaccaatgcaagtgctcatgatatgaaatgcaaacaattgagctATGCAACattcttaccatctcagacacgaggctGAGGAAACCAATAGTATAAttcatctcagacacgagctgaggaagtcaataatcaaatcatctcagtcacgagctgaggtagtcataaatcaaatcatctcaatacaaccaaccaacaaccATATATCATCCATCATAATTCCAAACAATTCAACCAATACAATTAGATAAtaccattcaagtaaacattaaagtgatgagtagctatcctacctcgaTAGCAACTCCGAGTCAAGCAAGCGAAATAATAATCCAAAACCTTCTTTCAACAAACCCGAATAACAAGCACGCGAACCAAGTAGTAATAATATTACCGTCTCACAAGGTCGATacctaaataaataataataaacaacaattacattctaataataatttaatatatttaatatattccAACAATTAATTAAATCCGGGTTAATAACTCACTAACCAATTATCCCGAGTCATTTTAATTAAACTTGATTAATTTCTCGACTCAATCAACAAATAAATAATAAGCTTGATAAATCAACTTAattaaacttgattaataaattatacAAACACAACCCATACACGTACACACGCATGATGCATCCACCGTAAACCGAAACCGCAAACCCACCGTCAACTCTATATACCCGACACCAATACTACCACCAAGCACTCCCACCATCAGCCCTCACTACCGCCTACCCAACCACCCCTTTGTCACCACCGGCAGCCTCCACCCATGGCCTCACCACGCTGCCCTAGACACCCTACACACTCTATCAAACACAAGCACCACGCTGCCCTAGACACCCTACACACTCTATCAAACACCCGTCATCAGCCACCATAACAGGCCGTGGCAGCCACCCCAGCCACGCCTGCCACTACCAAGCCCTGGTCATACCACCGCGTCCACCACCAGCAGCGACACCCTTCTTCAATTTCCCCTTCCTCCCTCGACACAACCACAGCCACGACATCTAATATCAATGCCGAAAACCCGCTTTTCTCTTCACCCGCCAATCACCACACGAACAATTAGCAGCACCACCAAAACCTCCCACAGTCACCGAAACTACCACCCATATCCACTACGCTCAGCCTATCCTTGTCCTAACGCCATCACAACAACCACACAGCAATAACAGCAGCAGCCTGACAACAATAACAAACACGGCCTgaaaccaccaacaaccaccacgttTCTGCCCTAAAAGCCGCCCTACACCTACCCTCGACCACCATGACAACCGCCCACAAGCCCCCTTGGTCAGTCGAGCACATTCACGGCTAGCAACTGGTGCAACATCCCGGTTTAAATAGCAACAAGAGTGACGACCCCTCCTGCAAATCAACACGCCACCACCGACTGCCACCCCTATCCCCACCATCAACACCACCAAGACGATCCCCACAGAACACCCTAACCCCAGTCCACAAGTCAGTCGGGTCGAGTCACTATTTGGGTCCGTTTCAATAATCTTAAGATAGTTCACTTTAACAAGGTATATATATACGATAAACTAAACCCAATTTTATTTTGGGTCAAATTGGGGTCAACGAGTCAAAGTCAACGTGGGCAAGGTCAAACATGGTCAAGGTCGGGTCAAGGTCAATCTAGGTCAAGGTCGGGTCaatatattattttattaattaaattataagaaAAAGTTTATGAGACAGTTACCTTAAGACGGTTGTAAGATAGATGTGAAGCTCCCTTTTCTTCTTATATTTCTCTCTTACTTTTAATTCTGATTTATGTGAATACAAGTGACAAAAGAATAGCTAGAgggtcctatttatactaataggtAGGTGGAGGAACTTTCCTTATCTTATTAGGTTATATTATTATATCTCATATTGTTATCGTATTAATACCGTATAAAatacttgttaccttatttatCGTATAATAACGTCACCATATATGCTTATACTAGTATGCTCATATGTATACATCCTCCGtcatatattattatttattatacaaTTATTATTTCCCGTCACATAATTACATGtctcaataattaataaataattaatataaaatatccattttcataaatcacattttaataaaatgatgttgaccaaacctttgaccatcctctaaaataccgggtattacagtcttccctccttaaaaggaacttcgtcccgaagttcactcaACATATTCCAACAACTCCGACTCCCAACAAAATATCCAACATAAACCTGCAAACTTAACAGAGGTCAAAACGTACTTAAAACGCGTATCcaaatttattattaatatacTCAAAATGTATCACTAAATTGTATCATAAATAACAAGAAATAACCATTAATAATAAGAAATAACGGGGTATTACATCTTATCCCCCTAAAATAaagggttacgtccccgtaacctacaTACTTAATCAAACAACTTTATTATTCTTAGCTCTTTCCTGCCCCGTCCCATTGAATTCGGCTACGCTCTTACCTGCACTCTGGTGATTCCCACTATGTCCTTGCCTCTGGTAAAACCCATTCCTAGAGCTCTGATTGGTATAGTTGTTGTAACGGTTCTGGTTAGAGTAGTTGTTGTAACTCCTCTGGTTACTCCCACCTCCTCCCTAACTCCCATACTCTCTACTCTGACCATTCATAACCACTCTACAAGTAGAGGCTTTATGGCCCATCTTCCCACATCTAAAGCACTGAACTGGCTCGCCAAAGGCACGACGACTCTCAACATGACTAGCACTACCCCCAAATGCTGCCCCATTACCAGTGTAAGCTCTAAACTGATTAGTGTTTGCCTTCTTACTACCCCCCCAAGCTCCCTCACTCACAGCCTCGgactttctcttattttctcctttttctttcttctccTCAATCACCATCTCCTTAATTCTCTCAACATGACTTTCTCTCTGATATACCTCTTTAACAGTGGTAGGGACACCAGTAGTAAGTCTCTTCTTAATAGCCAAAGTCAACCCCTTCTCGAATCTCATTGCCAACACTTCACCATTATAATTCAAATCTGCCACATACTCAGCTAACTCCATGAAGTTGTTATGATAATTCTCCACTATCATCTCATTGGTCATCTTAAAAGAATCAAATtgagctctcatcttactcctaatgtgTTCAGGTATAAAGgtatttctcaaaatgtttttgaAGTTCTGCCATGGCACATAAGGCTCCTCACTCAACTGAAAGGCCTCTCTTATAGTTGCCTTATTCTTAGTCCACCACCTCCCAGCTTTCCCCCTTAAATAAAATACAGCCTGATCAACTTGCATTTCCTCTGGACAAGCTATCAACTCAAAAATATTATCGAACTCCCTACACCACTCTCCTAACAAAGATGGTTCCCCAACTCCCTCATACTTTGCTGGCTTATAACGAGCCACTGATGCTCCCACCTTAGAAGGATTCATCTCATCTTTCTTCCCTTTTACAATCTCTAATAATGCGGCATTCAGGTCTTGCATCCTCTCAATCTCCTCATCGGTCAGGGTAGAAGCTCTAGCTCTCTTTGGTGGCATATTGtctaaaaaaaagtaaaagaaaagggTATAAGTCTTCATACTATGAAAAGTTATAGGGTAACAAACTAATTCCTCCAAAATAAACTCATGTGATTAATTGAATTGAACTAAGGTCATCCTACCACGAAGGTCTCGGTTAAAACTGTCACCCCTGCTAGGTTACAATTCAAATCTGTGATTCATACTCCCCATTTTACAATCCCATATCGCCACCACTATCCTAAAATAAcccccgataaccgacttactcgatcgagtaagtctcgtactcgatcgagtgctacttactcgatcgagtgctacttaaggctactcgatcgagtaccaaggctactcgatcgagtaccctacaggtagactactgtttcgtgttccaaacatacttactcgacagagtaagccccactcgatagagtacccacagactcataaaaccgtagtattatagttgtcgagttcaaaatgtTAAAAACGGTTAATCTAtgaagaaccgttgtcaaagttttatcaactgataaatataacaacggtttcgcacgcaataaaaccgttgttaaattttgacatttaattaaataagataacgaaatgaactgTTGTcaaatataatatttaacaacggttttgaaaccactaaaccgttgtcaagagtaaactatgacaacgggtttgaaactgttattaatatttaataacggtttcttaaaagtatacttgttgccataaacatatttaacaacagttttataacggttcttgagttgtgataacggtattatagatccgtttATGATTTTAGATTACGGTTGCGTGTTTGTATACAatcgtggtatatatttaacaacagtcgttgcaataacggttccgtgtttaTATTTAATAACgataattgcattatttgaccgttattggatgtcttatttggcgtagtgttacCGTTTcataaacaatggttgtatgaattttagtggcttggccttcaacccaagtcattcggttATGGAATTTATCTTCGTTCTAATATACATCTTACATATCATAACATAAATTGTGTTGACTTAATTTAATCACAAAAAAATTACAACTTGGGATCATTGTAATTGAGTTCATAAGTCATGAAGTTTTTGTGACTTAAtgtcacatcttatttgatataagattAAATGATTATAAAGTCAAAAGAGTTAAttgaaccctaaaaggggaaaatttataaaccaattggctacaACACtaataagactccatacgagctatgggagggcttaagactTCAAGTTTGTTCATAACATGGacatgagtcggtttgagttgtcgAACCCGTTTTAGGAATTAACAGTCCAAAATGGACATGTTAAATTTTGGAAGGTCAACCTGAAGATACCTGAAATAGCAAGTCTATtcaacaaatgacatggatcagattcACATATTACGTGAATCAAACTGCTATAAAAGAGGTGGTCTTTTATGCgctaacacgtcagtctagacaaactttGTTTCactatatatgtttgtaactcacaaagctatctcttaaggaaatagatgtatttctaagagatagtgtgaaagtagatcgtcacaaacatgtcttatagttaatatgttactttttgaaagtaatggaactataatctattgagatagagtgggagtaaagcacacatgtcttattgttaatatgttacttttcgaaagtaatggtattatgacctagTCCCAAACCGATTTTGTTGCATaatagccatagcattacaatctcaagagtagatttactttaaggcgatagTCTGTAATAGTACAaatattttgagttattatttgtataacttgtgatatgATTGATACGGGTGATAATcataaatggataattgtgttggatggtagTCGTTATGAGAAATTTTATAAGTGTTCttgtagtagttgtgggcgaacttcgggacaaagttcattttaaggggggaagactgtaatactccgtattttaataataatttataagaataatttatgtaatttaatgggtaattaaatgacatttctaataataaatacaagtgagacgttaattaaataataaattaataattcaagtaaTGAATTTGGTtcggctaatatttgtgctttgggcttagttggtaatcgagtgttggagtatgtggtattattatatgggccaaatttattaaattggtattagtgtaatcgggatttatatcgggaattaataataatatatcaaggtaattatgattataataataaataataaagttatggcaataataaattagtaaatgttATATGAGTAAATCATAGTTATGGTAggattaataatatatgataaataataatgatataattataatgacaatttctatattaattagaataaggaaagttacatagtttcctaattggcctcgtattctctaaattttacactataaataccacctcaaatctgagaaataattcacaaataaaaagaagaagctttaggaggcggaaagaaagaagaattaacaaaatcaattgGTCGACATGAGGTAATTAACTCAGCTTAAAGcggtttatattcttttcatgcaagcaactttagatcgatagtatgacttatatagaccaccataggactcgggaattgaacctatagcgacattggactgccaagtttataacctgaccattgttgaccgtcattgaccgtggtagggtggcgtttagggcggctaaaggtggctggtcaggggggttatacgggttggttgtgggtgattggaatgggtaattgaacccctaattggcTATGTCGTGACCTGGGTATAGAGGGGTTGTGTTGGGGTGGTTGAGTCGACCACTTTGGTGGTCTTTGGTATGGTGGCAGATGGTGGTTGTGCGGTGGTGACGGAAAAAGGGGAGGAGGTCGTGTAATTGGCGGGCGGCTTTCGGGGGATTTAAGGGGTTGTTGGTGGTCCAGGTTAAGGGGTTTTGGGTGGTTATTGTCGAGGAGGATATGGGAGTtgattggtggttgtaggtggcggtgaaggtggcgTTAGGTGGTGGTTTTGGGCGTGTTTTATGGGGATGTCAGGTGGGTGTTGTTGGTGTCGTGGGGATTAGGGCGTGCTTGTTTGGGTTGCTGGTGGTGGTGGAGCTGGAGGTTGGTGGTTGTCGGGTGTCGGGGTACTGCAGGCTACTGGTGTCGGGCttgggtggtggctgtggtggcttatggtgtcgggtttggtgagttttgtgaggggtgttggtcacggtttataaaccgtgtatgGGGTGATGTGTGGAttgttttgtgacgggtttttaattaattagtttgGGAGATTCGGGTTATAATTGGATCGGGTTTTAtttatcataaacctttaataattatagtaaataattaatttgaataattgaataaaaggaataaataaataaacaaataaagttagtaattataattgttttaattgttattattatatgggtgacggaaattgtgaagaattataatcggattggatttgctttatttatttggattgcgtaattggagtgcttgcttgccaggtaggataatctactcaactatatcggTTTATCGTGTTTAATGCATGGATGTATTGAAAGGATGACTGGTGTatgattgcttatttaattaaattaattgagtgatttagattgttggttgttggagttgtgcatattttatacgattatattgtggaatggtttgtgagtatttggactgccccaggcttagtctctggtggataacgtgagtggtgattggactgccccaggcttagtctctggtggataacgtgtgcgattaattggaaggccccaggcttagtctctggtggataacgtgtgtgagtatttggactgccccaggcttagtctctggtggataacgtggatagttgatgttgagatgtgacatgtgaacagttgagattggaatattgacagttgtgagagattggttgttttaatatattttatcctactcaaccattggttgacgtgtttgcttctgtgtcaaaataaaattgatgcctgctttaattgatggcatcctgtggtgaaccatttaatatttccggttaaatggggagcagatttaaatagtaGGTTTggagttagctgacttgggagcattgggaagagagctcgacttggaccatagttgaagtctagatcacatagaacaatttatatcactttatttatttccgctgcgagttgtaaatattttatattaagttttagttgattaaatttgtaataaacatgtaatcgttaaagttttaatttaaagtactttggtttgttgtactttgttattcactacctcgggaaaccgagatggtaacagtcctatttatttgggaatgtctagctaaaggctcccgaataaatgggggtgttacaaagtggtatcagagcaaaacgatcctcaggcctaactaatgaacaataaatgaatataggttgtgtctaataaaatgaacccgggtagaaactgttaggagccacttaag contains:
- the LOC141588306 gene encoding uncharacterized protein LOC141588306 gives rise to the protein MKTSLHVLLKLLVQAERDMGLDVSSSKDVLAINNKSKGKFKRSTSKGKKPNKGKGKVIGNNSSKPKKGASSEYKCHYCCGMGHWKQNCPKYIRDVKAGRVTSVGHVSKDKGKDKQARG
- the LOC141588307 gene encoding uncharacterized protein LOC141588307, which translates into the protein MPPKRARASTLTDEEIERMQDLNAALLEIVKGKKDEMNPSKVGASVARYKPAKYEGVGEPSLLGEWCREFDNIFELIACPEEMQVDQAVFYLRGKAGRWWTKNKATIREAFQLSEEPYVPWQNFKNILRNTFIPEHIRSKMRAQFDSFKMTNEMIVENYHNNFMELAEYVADLNYNGEVLAMRFEKGLTLAIKKRLTTGVPTTVKEVYQRESHVERIKEMVIEEKKEKGENKRKSEAVSEGAWGGSKKANTNQFRAYTGNGAAFGGSASHVESRRAFGEPVQCFRCGKMGHKASTCRVVMNGQSREYGS